One part of the Chryseobacterium sp. 7 genome encodes these proteins:
- a CDS encoding bacteriocin-like protein — protein sequence MKNLKKLQKGQLKNISGGANLPEQDFCMYYCNGVIVCATCSDDFKCPDTNSDM from the coding sequence ATGAAAAATTTAAAAAAACTACAAAAAGGCCAATTAAAAAACATTTCCGGAGGAGCTAATCTTCCCGAACAAGATTTCTGCATGTATTATTGCAATGGAGTTATTGTATGCGCTACTTGCAGCGATGATTTCAAATGCCCGGACACAAACAGTGATATGTAA